The Ahaetulla prasina isolate Xishuangbanna chromosome 3, ASM2864084v1, whole genome shotgun sequence genome window below encodes:
- the RPL30 gene encoding large ribosomal subunit protein eL30 encodes MVAAKKTKKSLESINSRLQLVMKSGKYVLGYKQTLKMIRQGKAKLVILANNCPALRKSEIEYYAMLAKTGVHHYSGNNIELGTACGKYYRVCTLAIIDPGDSDIIRSMPEQTSEK; translated from the exons aaaaaatcTTTAGAGTCCATAAACTCTAGACTTCAGCTGGTTATGAAAAGTGGTAAATATGTACTTGGATATAAACAAACTCTGAAAATGATTCGGCAGGGCAAAGCCAAGTTGGTTATCCTAGCCAATAACTGTCCTGCTTTGCG aaaatcagaaattgagtACTATGCTATGTTGGCCAAAACTGGTGTGCATCACTACAGTGGCAACAATATTGAACTGGGAACAGCTTGTGGGAAGTACTACAGAGTATGTACACTTGCTATAATTGACCCAG GTGACTCGGACATCATTAGAAGCATGCCAGAACAAACCAGTgaaaagtaa